From one Trifolium pratense cultivar HEN17-A07 linkage group LG1, ARS_RC_1.1, whole genome shotgun sequence genomic stretch:
- the LOC123905716 gene encoding golgin subfamily A member 4-like isoform X1 — MDKNKSRTDLLAAGKKKLEQYRQKRGGSSRGKSSKKSSKNQLPESDADTASVTSTGSSQVTDGNVETNSDPNVVITESLESQSLASSAADDVDPSVDSSSVAMTYDTGEETDLDSNAKSALQGHGVHEKDSELSAKDQGGSSQNLGDNVAKDESLTSSSAPDVDPSFDSLSVAMTYDAVARTELDFNAKLALEGHGVNENESELSSQDQGGSSQNVGSDVAKDVSSKTSNSEGGTAHDHASEPVTLLSPHASITTAVDESVTVEKESEKREDSLPLSEDIPNKFVAQTREDQVTDLGAMQEADDLDMTKSCQSTDAIIDNQKEIPLFEAGESDQSLSRIALKNTIIEEASHEAEQLDRPDNIVSVGTSLENLERDTLPGSSYEEMILQPNQEQISTGVRSGQDMALPVGFNQQFTLVGSAVDDPTHELSAFASTRSLDVSPISNASSVNLLQLAEFIKGINEEDYQFLLKERGAVSDADPLTSSSVLPDHDFSEAFQRLKEELFLASTMQNIFNMQLAEQLELQSESDYHRHQLIGELSQLRDSHNEVNENNQRLSEELANCRVELQNNSRKSVELQNQFDTAMTGVEALSARVVELQISFEMSQKDSSDLSTELADCRSLISSLQDEKKVMSETLNLVIAEKNKLAEEKEFYLCESKNVATELSGLKSSMEGVEVENSNLIDRISLVTEESNKFKAEIEHLLHEIDRLSLDLVENKDLVASLQAENSNLNGDLALSVDKIKNLEDESQSVVLENQRLSSQIVSLQEQLSIEKGERTRFEDDLKEATMQLEQLSKENVSLNSTLDDHKAKIEEIEKKHSEQLSQLENFGNQAHVGWDQSKGLEIAVTEDSHQMDQRLDEGAAGGPFENISEQEIFNDSLEFVSLKTGLNEVENVLVKLEKAINQLRSQKVISSGTGEKVSLPAVSKLIQAFESKVKEDEHEVEISESQSNSFITLTEDQVRNLRKLLSKWKLDVQSAAALFKGERDGRKIGNAKYSDLEDQFEGLKQHCSDLEASNIELVVQYETVKQLLGDIQEKKCHLEEICEALKQEDIHLKAKNNELYEKLGYCHSKVIELHAELNDVKQSSKETASVIGSQLENLQKEVTERAMLLEQGWNTTISDIVELVAKLNESVGETSSTSASSATRDGFDISHLLEASVSAASEMIFDLQKKLEATNADHEIISTSYKEMTSKCDHLLGRNEMAINVLQKMYSDLRKLIYSSGWSLDEDKKIDEQSEALPDLLNYNSYETIMKHLGDVLIEKLELESVTKKMKSELEELKMKCLGLDSVGKLINDVEGVLNVETLNIEVNTSPLLYLDSLVSSLVQKTKEAEIQNHTTKEEYGSKEMELDELKEKMQYLDMLRLENENEIFVLRESLHQAEEALSAARSELREKANELDHSEQRVSSIREKLGIAVAKGKGLIVQRDGLKQSLAETSGELERCLQELKLKDTRLHELETKLKTYSEAGERVEALESELSYIRNSANALRESFLLKDSVLQRIEEVLEDLDLPEQFHSSDIIEKIDWLVRSVVGNSLPVNDLEQKDSAGERSYSDSGNAVTDSWKDDSQLQPDSGDDAGGHSHSDAGFVVTDSLNDDSQQQPDSGSDFQKNFEELQSKYYGLAEQNEMLEQSLMERNSIVQRWEELVNKIDMPSHLRSMEMDDRIEWLGRALAEANHHVDSLQLKIERYESYCGLLNADLEESQRTVSALQEDLRAHTSEKEHLSEKLEALRHECEKLSVQTREAELENEDMHNEIISLKDQMEQKAEIEEQIFTIDGKIKKLRDLVGDALSESETEYQISDGANIDSFEELLRKLIENHASLSSIKATSGVVLEGHHSQEDDAPLHEERSIDMHAKEQAEADIDRYKKDLEAALSELEHLKEEGERALEKQISLSGEVGALSKRTEELQELLNQEEQKSASAREKLNVAVRKGKSLVQQRDSLKQTIGEMSVEMEHLKSEINNREHTIAEHEQKLRQLSTYPDKLKALESESSLLKHRLEETEHHLQEKEYSLKLILNKLGEIDIGGQGHISDPVKKVEWVGKLFSDLHNSVASLEQESRKSKRASELLLAELNEVQERNDSFQEELAKAADELVDLKRERDSAEGAKLEALSHLEKLSALHKEEKTSHFYELVDLKSSMNQVWKHFGEVQNLLAKAFFTDLESFRNLEAGLQSCVKGNNAPNVVDSSFSKEHDDILRKSSDNEKSSVYEDSWSEFGTIDHYNDNTIIEGFHLFGHKLQEFLVEVSSLKERIQVHSSLAQEQDKTLSKLMTDIQLEITSQRESCENMKKEVSKRDLQLVALRENIAHLYESCINSVTALENGKAELVGEKVELSDLGINLEKSSFDDEISEECIKAVADRLLLTANGFASIKAEFLDANQKEMKATVTNLQRELQEKDVQRDRICADLVKQIKDAEAAANRYSQDLETLRMEEHNLKNQVEVIKEEKKILEQRIKELQDRQGAAAELEDKVRSQTGLLAAKDQEIEALMHALDEEEMQMEELTKKYEALEKAVQQKNQEIESLESSRGKVMKKLSVTVSKFDELHQLSASLLSEVEKLQSQLQEKDGEISFLRQEVTRCTNDDLRASQLSNQRSLDEIVEFFTWVDTIVSRDGVDDIPPDVKSDTQVHEYKEILHKKLMSLISELDNLRGVSESKDKMLQAERSKVAELNHKAETLEKSLHEKESQLNLLDGVEETGKGINTSSEIVEVEPVINEWTTTGTFVTPQVRSLRKGNSDYVAIAVDEDPGSTSRIEDEDDDKVHGFKSLTSSKIVPRFTRPVTDLIDGLWVSCDRTLMRQPVLRLGIIIYWTIMHALLAFFVV; from the exons ATGGACAAGAACAAGAGCCGTACCGATCTACTCGCAGCTGGCAAAAAGAAG CTCGAACAATATCGTCAGAAGAGGGGTGGTAGTAGCCGTGGAAAATCATCAAAGAAGTCTTCAAAAAATCAGCTACCTGAGTCTGATGCTGATACTGCTAGTGTTACCTCTACAGGATCATCTCAGGTTACTGATGGAAATGTTGAAACCAACAGTGACCCCAATGTGGTTATCACTGAATCACTAGAGTCACAGTCTTTGGCAAGCTCAGCAGCTGACGATGTTGATCCATCTGTTGATTCTTCGTCAGTGGCCATGACATATGATACAGGTGAAGAAACTGATTTGGATTCTAATGCTAAATCGGCACTTCAGGGTCATGGGGTCCATGAGAAGGATTCTGAATTGTCTGCCAAAGATCAAGGGGGAAGTTCTCAGAATCTTGGTGATAATGTGGCAAAAGATGAATCTTTGACAAGCTCGTCAGCTCCTGACGTTGATCCATCTTTTGATTCGTTGTCAGTGGCCATGACATATGATGCAGTCGCCAGAACTGAATTGGATTTTAATGCTAAGTTAGCACTTGAGGGTCACGGAGTCAATGAGAATGAATCTGAATTGTCATCCCAAGATCAAGGGGGAAGCTCTCAGAATGTTGGCTCTGATGTAGCAAAAGATGTGTCTTCGAAAACTTCAAATAGTGAAGGAGGAACAGCACACGATCATGCCTCTGAACCGGTCACCCTTTTGTCCCCACATGCTTCTATTACAACTGCAGTGGATGAGTCTGTCACTGTTGAAAAAGAGAGTGAAAAAAGGGAAGACTCATTGCCTTTATCTGAGGATATTCCCAATAAATTTGTGGCACAAACGAGAGAAGATCAGGTAACAGATTTAG GGGCAATGCAGGAAGCTGATGATTTGGATATGACGAAATCTTGTCAAAGCACTGATGCAATTATAGATAATCAAAAGGAGATTCCTTTGTTTGAAGCTGGTGAGAGTGATCAGTCTCTTTCAAGAATTGCTTTGAAGAATACTATAATCGAGGAGGCATCTCACGAAGCAGAACAACTAGACAGGCCAGATAATATTGTATCTGTGGGGACTTCATTGGAAAATTTGGAGAGAGATACATTACCGGGTTCATCTTACGAAGAGATGATTCTTCAGCCTAATCAAGAACAGATAAGCACGGGTGTCCGTAGTGGACAGGACATGGCGCTTCCGGTGGGGTTTAACCAGCAATTCACTCTTGTTGGATCTGCAGTTGATGATCCCACTCACGAGTTGTCTGCATTTGCTTCAACCAGATCGTTGGACGTATCTCCTATCTCTAATGCGAGCTCAGTTAATCTCTTGCAGCTAGCTGAATTTATAAAGGGGATTAATGAAGAAGACTACCAGTTTCTGCTCAAGGAAAGAGGAGCAGTTTCTGATGCAGATCCTTTAACTAGTAGTTCAGTTCTACCAGATCATGACTTTTCAGAAGCATTTCAGAGACTGAAAGAAGAATTGTTTCTTGCTAGTACGATGCAAAACATATTCAATATGCAGCTAGCTGAACAACTGGAGCTCCAATCTGAATCTGATTATCACCGTCACCAGTTGATTGGTGAACTATCACAACTCCGTGATTCACACAATGAAGTTAATGAGAACAATCAACGCCTTAGCGAAGAACTTGCTAACTGTCGTGTAGAACTACAGAATAATTCACGCAAGAGTGTAGAACTACAAAACCAATTTGATACTGCCATGACAGGGGTTGAAGCTCTTTCTGCTAGAGTAGTTGAGCTACAGATTAGTTTTGAAATGTCTCAGAAAGATTCATCGGATCTCTCCACAGAGTTGGCTGACTGCAGAAGTTTGATCTCAAGTTTACAGGATGAAAAGAAGGTCATGAGCGAAACTCTTAATTTAGTGATTGCGGAGAAAAATAAACTTGCGGAGGAGAAGGAGTTTTACCTCTGTGAAAGTAAGAATGTGGCAACTGAATTATCTGGCTTAAAGAGTTCAATGGAAGGAGTAGAAGTCGAAAATTCCAACTTAATTGACAGGATCTCTTTGGTGACCGAAGAGAGCAATAAGTTCAAAGCAGAAATTGAGCATCTCTTGCATGAGATTGATAGGCTATCGTTAGATTTGGTTGAAAATAAAGATTTGGTGGCAAGTCTACAGGCAGAAAATTCCAACTTAAATGGGGACCTTGCATTGTCAGTTGATAAGATTAAAAATCTGGAAGATGAGAGTCAATCTGTTGTTCTTGAGAATCAAAGGCTCTCTTCTCAGATTGTTTCCCTACAAGAACAATTATCTATAGAAAAGGGAGAACGAACGAGGTTTGAAGATGACCTTAAAGAAGCCACAATGCAATTAGAACAACTTTCCAAGGAAAATGTATCACTCAATAGCACTTTGGATGACCACAAGGCTAAAAtagaagaaattgaaaagaaacACAGTGAACAACTATCTCAACTTGAGAACTTCGGGAATCAAGCACATGTTGGATGGGACCAAAGTAAGGGCCTTGAGATTGCAGTTACTGAAGATTCTCATCAGATGGATCAGAGGTTAGATGAAGGTGCAGCAGGGGGACCATTTGAAAATATATCCGAACAAGAAATTTTCAATGATTCTCTTGAGTTTGTTTCGTTAAAGACTGGTTTGAACGAGGTGGAAAATGTTTTGGTGAAGCTTGAAAAGGCGATTAATCAGTTGCGTTCTCAAAAAGTAATCTCTAGCGGGACTGGTGAGAAAGTTTCTTTACCCGCGGTGTCAAAATTGATACAGGCTTTTGAATCAAAAGTAAAGGAAGATGAGCATGAGGTAGAGATAAGTGAGTCACAATCAAACTCATTTATTACGTTAACCGAAGACCAAGTAAGAAACTTGAGAAAATTGCTTTCAAAGTGGAAGCTGGATGTTCAGAGTGCAGCTGCATTGTTCAAGGGGGAACGAGATGGTAGGAAAATTGGGAATGCAAAGTACAGTGATCTCGAGGACCAATTCGAAGGATTGAAGCAGCATTGTTCAGATTTGGAAGCATCTAACATCGAACTTGTAGTTCAATATGAAACAGTTAAGCAACTTCTGGGTGACATTCAGGAAAAGAAATGTCATCTTGAGGAAATCTGTGAAGCTCTAAAGCAAGAAGACATCCATCTCAAAGCCAAAAATAATGAACTCTATGAAAAGCTTGGATATTGTCATTCAAAAGTTATTGAATTGCATGCTGAACTGAATGATGTGAAACAAAGTTCGAAAGAGACGGCTTCTGTTATTGGCAGTCAACTAGAAAACTTGCAGAAGGAAGTGACGGAGAGGGCAATGCTACTTGAGCAAGGCTGGAACACTACTATTTCTGATATTGTTGAGTTAGTTGCAAAGCTGAATGAATCAGTTGGGGAAACATCGTCTACATCAGCCTCTTCTGCCACCCGGGATGGCTTTGATATCAGTCATTTGTTAGAAGCTTCTGTTAGTGCTGCCAGTGAAATGATTTTTGATTTGCAGAAGAAACTTGAAGCTACTAATGCAGATCATGAAATAATCTCCACGTCATATAAAGAAATGACGTCAAAATGCGATCATCTGCTTGGGAGGAATGAAATGGCTATCAATGTATTGCAGAAGATGTACAGCGACCTGAGGAAACTTATATATAGTAGTGGTTGGTCTTTGGATGAAGATAAGAAGATAGATGAGCAAAGTGAGGCACTGCCTGATCTACTAAATTATAATAGTTATGAGACCATCATGAAGCATTTGGGGGATGTATTGATTGAAAAGCTCGAACTGGAGTCTGTTACCAAGAAGATGAAGTCAGAATTGGAAGAACTGAAGATGAAGTGTCTTGGTTTAGATTCTGTTGGGAAGCTAATTAATGATGTTGAAGGTGTGCTGAATGTGGAAACTCTGAATATAGAAGTAAACACATCACCCCTTTTGTACTTAGATTCATTAGTGTCTAGTCTTGTACAGAAAACCAAAGAGGCTGAAATCCAGAATCACACCACTAAAGAAGAATATGGATCAAAGGAGATGGAATTGGATGAACTGAAGGAAAAGATGCAATATCTAGACATGCTGCGTCttgagaatgaaaatgaaatcttCGTTCTAAGGGAAAGCTTACATCAAGCCGAGGAAGCTCTTTCTGCTGCACGTTCTGAATTGCGTGAGAAAGCAAATGAACTCGACCATTCAGAACAACGAGTGTCCTCCATCCGGGAGAAGCTTGGTATAGCTGTTGCCAAGGGAAAAGGGTTGATTGTACAGCGAGATGGCCTCAAGCAGTCCCTAGCTGAGACATCTGGTGAATTGGAGAGATGCTTGCAAGAGCTGAAGTTGAAAGATACAAGACTCCATGAGCTTGAAACAAAACTTAAGACCTATTCAGAGGCTGGTGAACGTGTGGAAGCTCTGGAATCTGAACTTTCATATATTCGTAATTCAGCTAATGCCTTGAGAGAGTCATTTCTCCTCAAAGATTCAGTGCTTCAGAGGATAGAAGAGGTTTTGGAAGATCTGGATCTGCCTGAGCAGTTTCATTCAAGTGATATAATTGAAAAGATTGATTGGTTGGTTAGGTCAGTTGTTGGAAACTCATTGCCCGTGAATGATTTGGAGCAGAAGGATTCTGCAGGAGAACGTTCATACTCTGATTCTGGTAATGCTGTCACAGATTCCTGGAAAGATGATAGTCAGCTACAACCAGATTCAGGGGATGATGCAGGGGGACATTCACACTCTGATGCTGGTTTTGTTGTCACAGATTCCTTGAATGATGATAGTCAGCAACAGCCAGATTCAGGGAGTGATTTTCAAAAGAACTTTGAGGAGTTGCAGAGTAAATATTATGGGTTGGCTGAGCAAAACGAAATGCTGGAGCAGTCATTGATGGAAAGAAACAGCATAGTCCAGAGATGGGAAGAGCTTGTAAACAAGATTGATATGCCTTCACATTTGCGGTCTATGGAGATGGACGATAGGATTGAATGGTTAGGAAGAGCACTTGCCGAGGCTAATCATCATGTAGATTCTCTGCAGCTGAAGATTGAAAGATATGAAAGTTATTGTGGATTGCTAAATGCTGATCTGGAAGAGTCTCAAAGGACAGTGTCCGCTCTTCAAGAAGACCTTAGAGCTCACACATCTGAGAAAGAGCACCTTTCTGAAAAATTAGAGGCTCTGAGACACGAATGTGAGAAACTATCGGTGCAGACAAGGGAAGCTGAACTTGAGAATGAAGATATGCACAATGAAATAATTAGTTTGAAGGACCAAATGGAGCAGAAAGCTGAAATTGAAGAGCAGATTTTCACCATTGATGgcaagataaaaaaattacgAGACTTAGTTGGGGATGCCTTGTCAGAATCTGAAACAGAATATCAGATTTCTGATGGTGCAAATATTGATTCTTTTGAAGAATTGCTGAGAAAGCTTATAGAAAATCATGCTAGTCTTTCATCAATAAAAGCCACGAGTGGTGTTGTACTTGAAGGACATCATTCGCAAGAAGATGATGCTCCTCTTCATGAGGAAAGAAGTATTGATATGCATGCTAAGGAGCAAGCGGAAGCAGATATTGATAGATACAAGAAAGATCTGGAGGCGGCTTTGAGTGAATTAGAGCATTTGAAGGAGGAGGGAGAGAGAGCTTTGGAAAAGCAAATATCTCTATCTGGTGAAGTTGGAGCTCTAAGTAAAAGAACTGAGGAGTTGCAAGAGCTACTCAATCAGGAGGAGCAGAAGTCAGCTTCTGCTAGAGAGAAGTTAAATGTTGCAGTCAGGAAAGGGAAGTCACTGGTGCAACAAAGAGACAGTCTAAAACAAACCATTGGAGAGATGAGTGTTGAGATGGAGCACTTGAAATCTGAGATCAACAACCGGGAACACACTATTGCCGAGCATGAACAGAAGTTGAGGCAGTTGTCAACCTACCCAGATAAGTTAAAAGCTCTTGAATCTGAGAGTTCTCTTCTGAAGCATCGTTTGGAAGAAACTGAACACCATTTGCAGGAgaaagaatattccttgaaacTGATTTTGAACAAGTTAGGTGAGATTGATATTGGTGGTCAAGGTCATATAAGTGATCCTGTGAAGAAGGTGGAGTGGGTCGGAAAGCTGTTCTCTGATCTTCATAATTCTGTTGCTTCTTTAGAACAAGAATCCAGGAAATCTAAAAGAGCATCAGAGCTCCTGTTGGCAGAGTTGAATGAGGTTCAAGAAAGGAATGATAGTTTTCAGGAGGAGCTTGCTAAGGCGGCCGACGAACTTGTGGATCTCAAAAGAGAAAGGGATTCAGCGGAGGGCGCCAAACTGGAAGCTCTTTCCCATCTTGAAAAGTTATCTGCATTGCACAAGGAAGAAAAAACGAGCCATTTTTATGAGCTGGTGGACTTAAAATCTAGCATGAACCAAGTCTGGAAACACTTTGGTGAGGTTCAGAATTTACTGGCTAAGGCTTTTTTCACAGATTTGGAATCTTTTCGGAATCTGGAAGCTGGTCTTCAGTCGTGTGTGAAAGGAAACAATGCTCCAAATGTGGTGGATTCATCTTTCAGCAAAGAACATGATGATATTTTACGCAAGTCATCTGATAATGAG AAGAGCTCTGTGTATGAAGATTCTTGGTCAGAATTTGGCACAATAGACCACTACAATGATAATACCATTATTGAAGGTTTTCATCTATTTGGGCATAAGCTGCAAGAGTTTTTGGTGGAGGTCAGCTCTCTTAAGGAAAGAATACAGGTGCACTCAAGTTTGGCACAGGAGCAAGACAAAACTCTGTCAAAACTAATGACAGACATTCAGTTGGAAATTACTTCCCAAAGAGAATCGTGTGAGAACATGAAGAAAGAAGTTAGTAAACGAGATCTGCAACTTGTTGCATTGCGTGAGAACATTGCCCACCTTTATGAATCATGCATCAATTCTGTCACTGCACTTGAGAACGGAAAAGCTGAACTGGTTGGAGAAAAGGTTGAACTTTCAGATTTAGGGATTAACTTGGAAAAATCGTCATTTGATGATGAAATATCTGAGGAATGTATTAAAGCCGTGGCAGATAGATTGCTGTTGACTGCAAATGGGTTTGCTAGCATAAAAGCTGAATTTTTAGATGCTAATCAAAAGGAAATGAAGGCTACTGTAACAAATTTACAGAGGGAGCTTCAGGAGAAGGATGTTCAAAGAGACAGAATTTGTGCAGACCTGGTAAAGCAGATTAAGGACGCTGAAGCTGCTGCAAACAGATATTCTCAAGATCTTGAAACTCTTAGGATGGAGGAACATAATTTAAAAAACCAGGTAGAAGTTATTAAGGAAGAAAAGAAGATACTTGAGCAGAGAATCAAGGAGCTGCAGGATAGGCAAGGGGCTGCAGCTGAATTAGAGGATAAAGTGAGATCTCAGACTGGTTTGCTGGCTGCCAAAGACCAAG AAATTGAAGCGCTAATGCATGCACTTGATGAGGAAGAGATGCAAATGGAAGAACTGACAAAGAAATATGAAGCACTTGAAAAGGCTGTTCAACAAAAGAATCAAGAGATTGAGAGCCTTGAATCTTCTCGTGGCAAGGTTATGAAAAAGCTTTCTGTAACTGTAAGCAAGTTTGATGAGCTTCACCAACTGTCTGCAAGTCTCCTTTCTGAGGTTGAAAAGCTTCAGTCCCAATTGCAAGAAAAAGATGGTGAAATTTCTTTCTTAAGGCAAGAGGTTACTAGATGCACCAATGATGATCTTCGTGCATCACAACTGAGCAACCAGAGAAGTCTGGATGAGATTGTTGAGTTCTTTACGTGGGTTGACACAATTGTATCTCGAGATGGGGTGGATGATATACCTCCTGATGTGAAGAGTGATACTCAGGTTCATGAGTACAAAGAAATACTTCATAAGAAGTTGATGTCTTTAATATCAGAATTAGACAATCTAAGGGGAGTTTCAGAAAGCAAGGATAAAATGTTGCAAGCAGAAAGGAGTAAGGTAGCAGAGTTGAACCACAAAGCAGAAACTCTTGAGAAGTCCTTGCATGAGAAAGAATCACAATTGAATTTGCTTGATGGTGTAGAAGAAACTGGAAAGGGAATTAACACAAGCTCAGAAATTGTGGAGGTAGAACCAGTG ATAAATGAGTGGACAACAACAGGGACTTTTGTTACACCTCAAGTTCGCAGTTTACGCAAGGGCAATAGTGATTATGTTGCCATTGCTGTTGATGAAGACCCTGGTAGTACCAGTAGGatagaagatgaagatgacgaTAAGG TTCATGGTTTCAAATCACTCACATCATCCAAAATTGTCCCAAGATTTACCAGGCCAGTGACTGACTTGATTGATGGCTTGTG GGTTTCTTGTGATCGGACGTTAATGAGACAACCAGTCTTGCGGCTTGGAATTATAATTTATTGGACCATAATGCACGCACTCCTTGCCTTCTTTGTTGTTTGA